Part of the Kitasatospora sp. NBC_00374 genome is shown below.
ACTTCCGCTACGCCGGGACCGGCTCGGCCGCGGTCGCCGGCGGCGACGGCTTCGTGCTGCGGATGGCCGTCCGCAGCGACGGGCCCGGGCCGGTCGAGCTGGTCGGCCTCCGGCAGAGCTACCGGGGCCTTCAGGCGGCGCCCGTGGGCGCCCTGCCGCGCCGGCTGGATCCGGGGGTCCCCGTCGTGGTGGAGGTGGCCTACCGGGTGACCGACTGCGCCCAGGCGCCACCGGATGCGGGGATGCCCTTCCTGGATGTAACGCTGCGTAACACGCGTGCAATCCAGACCCTGAGCCAGATCCTCGGCGACGCCTACGCGGGAGATCTCTCGCGAAACCTCCATATCGCCTGCCCGGATTCCGATATCCGAACACGGGTGCCCGTTCCACCCTCCCCGGACACCGGCGTCCGATAACCGGACATTCCTTGGATGAGCAGGGAATCCAGCCCGACAGCCTTCCACAGGACGAGACGAGGAGCGCTATTCGGAGGCTCTAAACGGCGAACGGCTCAGCATGTGAGATTTTTGCCGGGGGTACTCATAACAAGAGAATCACAGCATGTCCGGACCTCTGCCGGAGGCGCCAAACCCGTTCTAGAGTCACGGCCAGTCACCGCGCCAACCGATTGGGCCCCAGGCCCAGCGCGCGACCCGGCCGCCGCCATCTCTGGCGCCGCGCCTTCCTGATCCAGAAGGGGACCCTCGTGCGTAAGAGTTCACTGCTTGTCGTGAGCATTGCCGTCACCGGAGCTCTCACCCTCTCCGCGTGCGGCTCGCGTGGTGAGAAGAAGGCCGGCGACGACGCCAGCGGCAGCACCGTCGTGACCATCGGTGTCGACGCGCCGCTCACCGGCCCGCTCGCGCCCCTCGGCCTCGGCATCCAGCACTCCGCGGAGCTCGCCGCGAAGATCGCGAACGACACCAAGGAAGTTCCCGGCGTCACGTTCAAGGTCAAGGCCCTCGACGACAAGAAGTCGCCGCAGGAAGGCCAGTCCAACGCCACCGCCCTGGTCGCCGACAAGACCGTGCTCGGCGTCGTCGGCCCGCTCAACTCCGGTGTCGCCCAGTCGATGCAGCAGATCTTCGAGACCGCCAACCTGGCCGAGGTCTCCCCGGCGAACACCAACCCCGCGCTCACCCAGGGCGAGAAGTTCGAGACCGAGAAGAAGCGTCAGTTCAAGAGCTACTTCCGGACCGCCACCACCGACGCCATCCAGGGCCCCTTCGCCGCTCAGTACGCCTACAACGACCTGAGCAAGAAGAAGGCGTACCTGATCGACGACAAGAAGACCTACGGCGTCGGCCTGGTCGCCGCCTTCCAGAAGGAGTTCACCAAGCTCGGCGGTGCCGTCGCGGGCAGCGACCACATCGACGAGAACAACCTGGACTTCTCCGCCGTCGTCACCAAGGCCAAGGCCGCCGGCGCCGACATCATCTACTACGGCGGCGAGTACCCGCAGTCCGGCCCGCTCAGCGACCAGCTGAAGAAGGCCGGCGTCACCGTCCCGGTCATGGGCGGCGACGGCATGTACGACCCCGAGTACATCAACAAGGCCAACAAGAACGCCGAGGGTGACCTCGCCACCTCGGTCGGCGCCCCGGTCGAGACCCTCGACTCGGCCAAGAAGTTCGTCGCCGACTACGCGGCCGCGAAGTACGCCGACCCGTACGCCGCCTACGGCGGCTACTCCTACGACGCCGCCTGGTCCATCGTCCAGGGCGTCAAGGCCGTCGCCGCCGCCAACGGCGGCAAGCTGCCCGACGGTGCCCGCGGCAAGGTCGTCGAGGCCCTCAGCAAGGTCAGCTTCGACGGCGTGACCGGCAAGGTCGCCTTCGACGAGTACGGCGACGCCGTCAACAAGCAGCTCACCGTCTACGTCGTCAAGGGCGGCACCTGGACGGTCGCCAAGTCCGGCACCTACTCCGGCTGACCCGGACCCGGACCCCCCCCCGCGGTAACAGCACGGCACCGCAGAACCGCACCACCAAGTACCGGCACCACACAACGAACCACCAGGCGGGGGGCGCTGCGAACCAGCGCCCCCCGCTGTACATCCTCTGTACGCCACGGTTCGAGCCGACCCCCACAGCGAACCCCACCCACCGAACCCCCTCGGAGGCCCAGCGGTGCACGAACTGCCGCAGCAGCTGGCCAACGGCCTGATTCTCGGCGCCCTTTACGGGCTGATCGCGATCGGCTACACAATGGTCTACGGCATTGTCCAGCTCATCAACTTCGCCCACGGCGAGATCTTCATGACAGGTGGGTTCGGCGCCCTCACCACCTACCTCATCCTCCCGTCCGGCACCAGTCTGTGGCTGGCCCTGCCCCTGATGCTGGTCGGCGGCGTCATCGTCGCCGTCCTGATCGCCGTCGCCGCCGAGCGCTTCGCCTACCGGCCGCTGCGCGGGGCTCCCAAGCTCGCACCGCTGATCACCGCGATCGGTCTGTCGATCGCCCTCCAGCAGGTCGTCGAGCAGTTCTACCCCGGCGCCAAGTCCGGCCGCAGCTTCCCGCAGCTCCCGGGCGGCCCCTACGTCTTCGGGCCGATCACGCTGCAGCCCGCCGACTTCTACCTCTTCATCGCCGCCCCGCTCTGCATGGGCGCGCTCGCCGCCTTCGTCGGCAAGACCCGCACCGGCCGCGGCATGCAGGCCACCGCGCAGGACCCCGACACCGCCAAGCTCATGGGCATCAACACCGACCGCATCATCGTGATCGCGTTCGCCCTCGGTGCCGCCTTCGCCGCCGTCGCCTCCATCGGCTGGGGCCTGCGCTACGGCCAGGTCTCCCCCGCGATGGGCTTCCTCGCCGGCCTCAAGGCCTTCACCGCGGCCGTCCTCGGCGGCATCGGCAACATCTACGGCGCCATGCTCGGCGGCCTCGTGCTCGGCGTCGCGGAGGCCATGGCCACCGCGTACATCCAGGAAGTCCCCGGCATGCAGCAGCTCGGCGGCGGCTCCTGGGCCAACGTCTGGGCCTTCGTCCTGCTCATCGTCGTCCTCCTCGTCAGACCACAGGGTCTGCTCGGGGAACGCGTCGCGGACCGAGCCTGAGGAAGCGGGAGACCCACACCATGAGCACCATCACGCGCCGTGCCATCCCGATGCCCCCGGTCGCAGCCAAGGCCCTGATCGCCGCCGGCGGTCTGGCCACCGCGGCCAGCACCCTGATCCACTGGACCTACACCACCGAGTTCCCCGGTGACCTCACCGTCGACGGCTACCCCGGCGGCCTGCAGATCCTCACCCTGGTCGCGGGCCTGCTCACCGCCGCGTTCGCCCTCCCGCTGTACGGGGTCAAGGGCACCCGCTGGCTCAGCCCCGCCGGCCCCGAGGCCGCCGCGCTGATCCTCGCCGTCGCCGGCTTCGCCACCACCTGGTTCACCGTGCTCGCCATCAGCGTCGAGCTCGGCGGCATCGCCAACCTCGAACCCGGCGGCGCCATCGCCGCGCTGGCCTCGCTGATCCCGCTGATCGGCGCCCTCGGCCTGCCGCAGCAGAGCAGCGACACCCCGGCGCCGGAGACCAGGAACCCCCTGGTCACCGCCCGCCACCTGCTCGGCTCCCTCGGCCGCCTGATCGGCCCCCGCCCGGACCTGCGGCCCGCACCGCCGCAGAACCGCTGGGTCGAGGTACTGATCATCATCGGCGCGGCCGCCGTCGGCCTCACCGTGTTCACCTACGGCATCACCACCGAGTACGGCGAGCTGTTCATCGGCTTCCTGATCCTCACCGCCCTCGGCACCTGGGCCCTGATGCGCGGCGGCCTGCTCGGTCAGCTCACCGCGATCACCGCCCGGCACCGCGGCACCACCACCGCCGCCGCGTTCGCCGCGGCCGCCGCGTTCCCGTTCACCCAGACCGACGACCACTTCGCCACCGTCGGCGTGAACATCCTGATCTTCGCCACCGTCGCCCTCGGCCTCAACGTCGTCGTCGGCCTCGCCGGTCTGCTCGACCTCGGCTACGTCGCCTTCCTCGGTGTCGGCGCCTACGCCGCCGCCCTGGTCTCCGGCTCCAGCTCCTCCCCGGTCGGCCTGCACTTCCCGTTCTGGGCCGCCGCCCTCACCGGCATGGGCGCCGCCCTGGTGTTCGGCGTCGTCATCGGCGCACCGACCCTGCGGCTGCGCGGCGACTACCTCGCCATCGTCACCCTCGGCTTCGGTGAGATCTTCCGCATCGCCGTCAACAGCCTCGACGGCATCTCCGGCCCCAAGGTCACCAACGGCCCCAACGGCATCCGCAACATCCCCGACCTCGACATCCTCGGATTCGACTTCGGCGCGGAGCACACCTTCGGGTCCTTCACCCTCGGCCGGTTCGCCAACTACTTCCTGCTGATGCTCCTGGTCACCGCATTCGTCGTGATCATCTTCAGCCGGGCCAACGACTCCCGGATCGGCCGCGCCTGGGTCGCCATCCGCGAGGACGAGACCGCCGCCCAGGCCATGGGCATCAACGGCTTCAAGCTCAAGCTGCTCGCCTTCGCCCTCGGCGCCGCCCTCGCCGGCCTCGCCGGCACCGTCATGGCCCACGTCAGCTACAGCGTGGTCCCCGACCCCTACCAGTTCGCCGGACCGGTACCGCCCAACAGCGCCTTCCTGGTCGCGGCCGTCGTCCTCGGCGGCATGGGCACCATCAGCGGACCCCTGGTCGGCGCCACCCTGCTCTACCTGATCCCGGAGAAGCTGGTCTTCCTCAAGAACTACCAGCTGCTCGTCTTCGGCATCGCCCTCGTCCTGCTCATGCGCGTCCGCCCGGAAGGCCTCATCGCCAACCGCCGCGCCCAGCTCGAGTTCCACGAGGACGCCGCCGACTCGCCGCCCCCCGCAACGGCCGGCGAGCCCGCACTCACCAAGGCAGGGGCGTGACCCGCACCATGACCACCAGCACCGTCCCCGCCCCGCGCCCCGCCGACAACGCGGACCCCACCCCGATCCTCGAAGCCACCGGCGTCATCATGCGCTTCGGCGGCCTCACCGCCGTCAACGACGTCAGCCTCACCGTCAACAGCGGCGAGATCGTCGGCCTGATCGGCCCCAACGGCGCCGGCAAGACCACCTTCTTCAACTGCCTCACCGGCCTGTACGTCCCCACCGAGGGCACCGTCCGGTACAAGGGCACCGTCCTGCCGCCCAAGCCCCACCTCGTCACCCAGGCCGGCATCGCCCGCACCTTCCAGAACATCCGGCTGTTCGCCAACATGACCGTCCTGGAGAACGTCCTCGTCGGCCGGCACACCCGGACCAAGGAAGGCCTCTTCTCCGCCATCCTGCGCGGCCCCGGCTACCGCCGCGCCGAGGCCGAGAGCCGCGAGAAGGCCATGGAACTCCTGGAGTTCTGCGGCCTCGCCCACAAGGCCGAGCACCTGGCCCGCAACCTCCCCTACGGCGAGCAGCGCAAGCTGGAGATCGCCCGGGCCCTGGCCAGCGACCCCGGCCTGCTGCTCCTCGACGAGCCCACCGCCGGCATGAACCCGCAGGAGACCCGCGCCGCCGAGGAGCTGGTCTTCGCGATCCGCGACAAGGGCATCGCGATCCTGGTCATCGAGCACGACATGCGGTTCATCTTCAACCTGTGCGACCGCACCGCCGTCCTCGTCCAGGGCCAGAAGATCGTCGAGGGTGACCGCGAGACCGTCCAGGGCGACGAGCGCGTCATCACCGCCTACCTCGGTGCGCCGCTCGAAGGGGCCACCGAGACCTCGGCCGCAAGCACGGACACCAGCACGGAGGCAGACCAGTGACCGCGCTCCTTGAGGTCGAGGACCTCCGCGTCTCGTACGGCAAGATCGAAGCCGTCAAGGGCATCAGCTTCACCGTCAACCAGGGCGAGGTCACCACCCTGATCGGCACCAACGGCGCCGGCAAGACCACCACCTTGCGCACCCTCTCCGGGCTGCTCCGCCCCACCTCCGGCAAGATCACCTTCGAGGGCAAGCCGCTCACCGCGGTCCCCGCCCACAAGATCGTCTCGCTCGGGCTGGCCCACTCCCCCGAGGGGCGGCACATCTTCCCCCGGATGAGCATCGAGGAGAACCTCCTCCTCGGCGCCTTCCTCCGCAAGGACGCCGCCGGCATCACCGAGGACGTCGAGCGCGCCTACACGCTCTTCCCGATCCTCGGCGAGCGCCGCAAGCAGGCCGCCGGCACCCTGTCCGGCGGCGAGCAGCAGATGCTCGCCATGGGACGCGCCCTGATGTCCCGTCCGAAGCTCCTCATGCTGGACGAGCCCTCCATGGGCCTGTCCCCGCTGATGATGCAGAAGATCATGGCGACCATCGTCGAGCTCAAGGCCGCCGGCACCACCATCCTGCTCGTCGAGCAGAACGCCCAGGCTGCCCTGTCCCTCTCCGACCAGGGCTACGTCATGGAGACCGGCCGCGTCGTGCTCACCGGCACCGGCGCCGACCTGCTCCACGACGAGTCGGTGCGCAAGGCGTACCTCGGCGAGGACTGAGCAGCACCCGCACGCGCGAAGGGCCCCCGCCGGACAACCGTCCGGCGGGGGCCCTTCGCCGTCCCCGGACGGCGCGTCAGATCTCGCACTGGGCCTTGTCGGCGACCGGGCACTCCAGCCGCGAGACCCCCCGCGCCAGCAGCACCCCCGCGTCGGCCGTCGACTGCGGCACCTTGGTCTGCCACCCGGGGCTCTGCGCCACCCGCTCCCAGCCCGCGATCCCGACCGGGGGGCGCGGCCTGGTCACCGTGATGTGCTCGGCGGCGGACCAGGCGTTCAGCGTCCCGTTCGCCGCGACGATCTGCAGGACCCAACCGTCCGGACGGGTGATCTGCACCCCCTCGTCGTACAGGCCCGCGAAGTCGGCACCCGTGACGTAACTGAAGATCGAGCTGCCGTCCGCCAGCACCCGCTGGGCGCAGCTCACCGGCTCCGCCCCGGCCGGCCGCGGGCCCTCGTCCGAACCGCCGCCCCAGGTCGCACAGGTCAGCGGATGCTGGTCCGCCCGCACGGCCGGGCGCAGCGTGACACCGAGCGTCACCGGGCCGTGGCCGTCGTCGTACTCCAGCGTGAGCTCGTGGGCCCCCGGGGAGGACGCCTTCATGTAGTAGGCGTCCAGGTTCCCGAACCTCGCCCCGGGCGGCAGCTCGTCGGAGAGGATCTTGAGCATCGCCTGCCAGGACAGGTCCGTCGTCGGCTCGGCACCCGTCGCGGGCGCCGGGGAGGCCACCGCGGACGGGGAGACGGAGACCGGGACCGGCGCGGCCGCCTCCGGCCCCGGGCCACCGGCACGCCGGTCCAGCCCCGCCAGCGTCCCCGCACCCGCCAGCGCGGCCACCGCCACCACCGCACCGGCCAGCTGCAAGCGCCGCCGCAGCCGCCGCCGGCGGCCGAGCCGGGTGCCCTCCCCCACCATCGCCGGCACCGGCGGCTGCAGGCCGTCCACGGTCTGCTCCAGCATGCCGTTCAGTCTCTGTTCAAGGTCCATCGCGAGATCCCTCGTCCCTCGGGTCACGGAAGTGCGCACACGGCGGACGGCACCGGTCGGGTCCGGCGGTCCGGTCGCGCGCGCCGGGCAGGCCGGTCAGTTCCGGAACAGCAGCTCGCGGTCCTCACCCAGCAGCTCCCGAAGCCGGGCCAGCGACCGGGTGTTCAGGCTCTTCACCGCACCGATGCTGGTGCCGAGCATCTCGGCCACCGACTCGATGCTGTAGTCCTCCAGGTACCGCAGCACCACCACCGCCCGGTTGCGCGGCGGCAGCCGCCGCAGCGCGTCCAGCAGCGTCATCCGCAGCTCCGGCGCCACCCCGACGGCGGCCGCCGTCTCGGGGAACTCGGCCACCGCCACCTCGCCGGACCGCTTCAGCCGCCGGTGCGACAGATAGCTCCGCAGCAGCACCTTGCGCGCGTACGCGTCCAGCCCCGCGTCCGAGGAACCGCGCTGCAGCCGGCCCCAGACCGGATACAGCTTCGACAGGGTGATCTGCACCAGGTCCTGTGCCTGGTGCCAGTCCCCGCACATCAAGTACGCGACCTGGAAGAGCCTTCGCGACCTGCTGGTCGCGAACGCGTCGAAGTCGAGCCCCTCGTGCATCTGATCCCCCGTGACTTCCGCCGTGGCCACGGCCGTGACCACGGCGGTGACTACTGCCGTCCTGCCGTCACCCGTACAGAACGCCCCGGCCCCGGCCCGAGGTCTCACCGGAGATCCCACCGGCAGACGCGACCGGCCCCGGACAGCAGCGCGCCCCGCCGGGTGACACCCGGCGGGGCGGAGCGAACACGTCGGTGACGCGTGGTCAGGCCTCGGACTCGGCCTTCTTCCGGTCCTGCGCGTCGCCCTCCTCGATCACGGCCTGCGCGACGGCGGCCATGGTCATCCGGCGGTCCATCGAGGTCTTCT
Proteins encoded:
- a CDS encoding Tat pathway signal sequence domain protein, which produces MSGTGHERGGGPPAGHGFLGPVEAAEGTTATRPAGPRPPGRRLRPAGLTRRQKYAAAVLLLAAATLPATRHAGSRPEQAANSPPPYPAQITHFRYAGTGSAAVAGGDGFVLRMAVRSDGPGPVELVGLRQSYRGLQAAPVGALPRRLDPGVPVVVEVAYRVTDCAQAPPDAGMPFLDVTLRNTRAIQTLSQILGDAYAGDLSRNLHIACPDSDIRTRVPVPPSPDTGVR
- a CDS encoding branched-chain amino acid ABC transporter substrate-binding protein, whose translation is MRKSSLLVVSIAVTGALTLSACGSRGEKKAGDDASGSTVVTIGVDAPLTGPLAPLGLGIQHSAELAAKIANDTKEVPGVTFKVKALDDKKSPQEGQSNATALVADKTVLGVVGPLNSGVAQSMQQIFETANLAEVSPANTNPALTQGEKFETEKKRQFKSYFRTATTDAIQGPFAAQYAYNDLSKKKAYLIDDKKTYGVGLVAAFQKEFTKLGGAVAGSDHIDENNLDFSAVVTKAKAAGADIIYYGGEYPQSGPLSDQLKKAGVTVPVMGGDGMYDPEYINKANKNAEGDLATSVGAPVETLDSAKKFVADYAAAKYADPYAAYGGYSYDAAWSIVQGVKAVAAANGGKLPDGARGKVVEALSKVSFDGVTGKVAFDEYGDAVNKQLTVYVVKGGTWTVAKSGTYSG
- a CDS encoding branched-chain amino acid ABC transporter permease, encoding MHELPQQLANGLILGALYGLIAIGYTMVYGIVQLINFAHGEIFMTGGFGALTTYLILPSGTSLWLALPLMLVGGVIVAVLIAVAAERFAYRPLRGAPKLAPLITAIGLSIALQQVVEQFYPGAKSGRSFPQLPGGPYVFGPITLQPADFYLFIAAPLCMGALAAFVGKTRTGRGMQATAQDPDTAKLMGINTDRIIVIAFALGAAFAAVASIGWGLRYGQVSPAMGFLAGLKAFTAAVLGGIGNIYGAMLGGLVLGVAEAMATAYIQEVPGMQQLGGGSWANVWAFVLLIVVLLVRPQGLLGERVADRA
- a CDS encoding branched-chain amino acid ABC transporter permease; this encodes MSTITRRAIPMPPVAAKALIAAGGLATAASTLIHWTYTTEFPGDLTVDGYPGGLQILTLVAGLLTAAFALPLYGVKGTRWLSPAGPEAAALILAVAGFATTWFTVLAISVELGGIANLEPGGAIAALASLIPLIGALGLPQQSSDTPAPETRNPLVTARHLLGSLGRLIGPRPDLRPAPPQNRWVEVLIIIGAAAVGLTVFTYGITTEYGELFIGFLILTALGTWALMRGGLLGQLTAITARHRGTTTAAAFAAAAAFPFTQTDDHFATVGVNILIFATVALGLNVVVGLAGLLDLGYVAFLGVGAYAAALVSGSSSSPVGLHFPFWAAALTGMGAALVFGVVIGAPTLRLRGDYLAIVTLGFGEIFRIAVNSLDGISGPKVTNGPNGIRNIPDLDILGFDFGAEHTFGSFTLGRFANYFLLMLLVTAFVVIIFSRANDSRIGRAWVAIREDETAAQAMGINGFKLKLLAFALGAALAGLAGTVMAHVSYSVVPDPYQFAGPVPPNSAFLVAAVVLGGMGTISGPLVGATLLYLIPEKLVFLKNYQLLVFGIALVLLMRVRPEGLIANRRAQLEFHEDAADSPPPATAGEPALTKAGA
- a CDS encoding ABC transporter ATP-binding protein, with amino-acid sequence MTTSTVPAPRPADNADPTPILEATGVIMRFGGLTAVNDVSLTVNSGEIVGLIGPNGAGKTTFFNCLTGLYVPTEGTVRYKGTVLPPKPHLVTQAGIARTFQNIRLFANMTVLENVLVGRHTRTKEGLFSAILRGPGYRRAEAESREKAMELLEFCGLAHKAEHLARNLPYGEQRKLEIARALASDPGLLLLDEPTAGMNPQETRAAEELVFAIRDKGIAILVIEHDMRFIFNLCDRTAVLVQGQKIVEGDRETVQGDERVITAYLGAPLEGATETSAASTDTSTEADQ
- a CDS encoding ABC transporter ATP-binding protein produces the protein MTALLEVEDLRVSYGKIEAVKGISFTVNQGEVTTLIGTNGAGKTTTLRTLSGLLRPTSGKITFEGKPLTAVPAHKIVSLGLAHSPEGRHIFPRMSIEENLLLGAFLRKDAAGITEDVERAYTLFPILGERRKQAAGTLSGGEQQMLAMGRALMSRPKLLMLDEPSMGLSPLMMQKIMATIVELKAAGTTILLVEQNAQAALSLSDQGYVMETGRVVLTGTGADLLHDESVRKAYLGED
- a CDS encoding SigE family RNA polymerase sigma factor, with the translated sequence MHEGLDFDAFATSRSRRLFQVAYLMCGDWHQAQDLVQITLSKLYPVWGRLQRGSSDAGLDAYARKVLLRSYLSHRRLKRSGEVAVAEFPETAAAVGVAPELRMTLLDALRRLPPRNRAVVVLRYLEDYSIESVAEMLGTSIGAVKSLNTRSLARLRELLGEDRELLFRN